The following coding sequences lie in one Polyodon spathula isolate WHYD16114869_AA chromosome 37, ASM1765450v1, whole genome shotgun sequence genomic window:
- the LOC121304299 gene encoding C-type mannose receptor 2-like isoform X1 codes for MGERGLLILLLAGFCVPTSNHIIKHVFVNTLKSWSEAQRYCRENHTDLATVRSQEEAKQLLNIPGASLSDAAWIGLYRDDMQNWQWSNRDDVIYSYWRADFFCASINSERHWEDRVCFEKKAFICYNETSNITERYTLIEVLKTWTEAQQYCREHHTDLVSIKNASENEDLVKKAQGVPFWIGLFNVPWKWSHQGDNYTFHNWASGDPDNRRGSENCVVMSKSGGWYDTACSTLRPSFCCEGSSSGQCFYEGTKKTWLEAQSYCRNQGKDLPTIQDQARVNKLVNLIPSTTETHFWIGLHHDKESWQWSNGDDVIYSNWRADLFCASINSDGEWEDSVCSATKAFMCYKETSNIIERYTLIQELKTWTEAQQYCREHHIDLVSIKNASENEDLVKKAQGVPFWIGLFNEPWKWSHQGDNYTFHTWGSRDPDNRGGSENCVVMSKSGEWNDSSCNSQFPFFCYDDAIPSDPPSAPLSEEAESSSPPSTPVSQAGTPVPEALHLISHSMVWPEAWQYCKDRYTDLVSLTGLAAQNRVSELVRNSTASRFWIGLHRTVVYDNWYWVAGKDKRAPLNYTNWAPGEPNNPYYEHCGEMVLGEDGGAEWNDLCCYEKLPFICFREYQHL; via the exons ATGGGGGAGAGAGGGCTGCTTATCCTTCTGCTTGCAG ggtTTTGTGTGCCCACATCCAACCACATCATTAAACACGTGTTTGTGAACACTCTGAAGAGCTGGTCTGAAGCTCAGCGCTACTGTagagagaatcacacagacctGGCCACTGTGCGCAGCCAGGAAGAAGCAAAGCAGCTTTTAAATATTCCAGGAGCGTCTCTCAGTGATGCTGCCTGGATCGGGCTATATCGTGATGACATGCAGAACTGGCAGTGGTCTAACAGAGATGATGTCATCTATAGCTACTGGAGGGCAGACTTCTTCTGTGCTTCAATCAATTCAGAGAGACATTGGGAGGACAGAGTCTGCTTTGAGAAGAAAGCTTTCATATGCTACAATG AGACCAGCAACATCACTGAGAGATACACCCTGATTGAAGTGCTGAAAACCTGGACTGAAGCTCAGCAGTACTGTAGAGAACACCACACCGACCTCGTCAGTATAAAGAACGCCAGTGAAAATGAAGACCTAGTGAAGAAAGCGCAGGGCGTGCCCTTCTGGATAGGCTTGTTCAATGTGCCCTGGAAGTGGTCACACCAGGGAGATAACTACACGTTTCACAACTGGGCCAGTGGGGACCCAGACAACCGGAGAGGCAGTGAGAACTGTGTGGTGATGAGTAAGAGTGGTGGGTGGTATGATACTGCCTGCAGCACTCTGCGCCCTTCCTTCTGCTGCGAGG GCAGCTCCTCTGGTCAATGTTTCTATGAAGGAACTAAGAAGACATGGCTGGAAGCTCAGAGCTACTGCAGAAACCAAGGCAAAGATCTGCCCACCATACAAGACCAGGCCAGGGTTAATAAGCTTGTAAATCTTATACCTTCAACTACAGAGACGCATTTCTGGATCGGGCTGCATCATGACAAAGAGAGCTGGCAGTGGTCCAATGGAGATGATGTCATCTACTCCAACTGGAGAGCAGACCTCTTCTGTGCTTCAATCAATTCTGATGGAGAGTGGGAGGATTCAGTCTGCAGTGCGACGAAAGCTTTTATGTGCTACAAAG AGACCAGCAACATCATTGAGAGATACACCCTGATTCAAGAACTGAAAACCTGGACTGAAGCTCAGCAGTACTGTAGAGAACACCACATCGACCTCGTCAGTATAAAGAACGCCAGTGAAAATGAAGACCTAGTGAAGAAAGCGCAGGGTGTGCCCTTCTGGATAGGCTTGTTCAATGAGCCCTGGAAGTGGTCACACCAGGGGGATAACTACACATTTCACACCTGGGGCAGTAGGGACCCAGACAACCGGGGAGGCAGTGAGAACTGTGTGGTGATGAGTAAGAGTGGCGAATGGAATGACAGTAGCTGCAACTCTCAGTTCCCCTTCTTCTGCTATGATG ATGCAATCCCCTCAGACCCTCCTTCAGCGCCGCTCTCTGAAG AAGCAGAATCCTCGAGCCCCCCTTCCACTCCGGTCTCTCAAG caggcACTCCAGTCCCTGAGGCGCTCCACCTGATCTCTCACAGTATGGTCTGGCCGGAGGCTTGGCAGTACTGCAAGGATCGCTACACTGACCTAGTGAGCCTCACAGGCCTGGCTGCACAGAACAGAGTGTCGGAGCTCGTCAGGAACAGCACTGCGTCCCGATTCTGGATCGGCCTGCACAGAACCGTCGTGTATGATAACTGGTACTGGGTTGCTGGTAAGGATAAGAGGGCCCCCCTAAACTACACTAACTGGGCCCCTGGGGAGCCCAACAATCCTTACTATGAGCACTGTGGGGAGATGGTGCTGGGGGAGGATGGGGGGGCTGAGTGGAATGATCTGTGCTGTTATGAAAAGCTCCCCTTTATCTGTTTCAGAGAATATCAACACCTCTAA
- the LOC121304299 gene encoding macrophage mannose receptor 1-like isoform X2: MGERGLLILLLAGFCVPTSNHIIKHVFVNTLKSWSEAQRYCRENHTDLATVRSQEEAKQLLNIPGASLSDAAWIGLYRDDMQNWQWSNRDDVIYSYWRADFFCASINSERHWEDRVCFEKKAFICYNETSNITERYTLIEVLKTWTEAQQYCREHHTDLVSIKNASENEDLVKKAQGVPFWIGLFNVPWKWSHQGDNYTFHNWASGDPDNRRGSENCVVMSKSGGWYDTACSTLRPSFCCEGSSSGQCFYEGTKKTWLEAQSYCRNQGKDLPTIQDQARVNKLVNLIPSTTETHFWIGLHHDKESWQWSNGDDVIYSNWRADLFCASINSDGEWEDSVCSATKAFMCYKETSNIIERYTLIQELKTWTEAQQYCREHHIDLVSIKNASENEDLVKKAQGVPFWIGLFNEPWKWSHQGDNYTFHTWGSRDPDNRGGSENCVVMSKSGEWNDSSCNSQFPFFCYDDAIPSDPPSAPLSEEAESSSPPSTPVSQGTPVPEALHLISHSMVWPEAWQYCKDRYTDLVSLTGLAAQNRVSELVRNSTASRFWIGLHRTVVYDNWYWVAGKDKRAPLNYTNWAPGEPNNPYYEHCGEMVLGEDGGAEWNDLCCYEKLPFICFREYQHL, encoded by the exons ATGGGGGAGAGAGGGCTGCTTATCCTTCTGCTTGCAG ggtTTTGTGTGCCCACATCCAACCACATCATTAAACACGTGTTTGTGAACACTCTGAAGAGCTGGTCTGAAGCTCAGCGCTACTGTagagagaatcacacagacctGGCCACTGTGCGCAGCCAGGAAGAAGCAAAGCAGCTTTTAAATATTCCAGGAGCGTCTCTCAGTGATGCTGCCTGGATCGGGCTATATCGTGATGACATGCAGAACTGGCAGTGGTCTAACAGAGATGATGTCATCTATAGCTACTGGAGGGCAGACTTCTTCTGTGCTTCAATCAATTCAGAGAGACATTGGGAGGACAGAGTCTGCTTTGAGAAGAAAGCTTTCATATGCTACAATG AGACCAGCAACATCACTGAGAGATACACCCTGATTGAAGTGCTGAAAACCTGGACTGAAGCTCAGCAGTACTGTAGAGAACACCACACCGACCTCGTCAGTATAAAGAACGCCAGTGAAAATGAAGACCTAGTGAAGAAAGCGCAGGGCGTGCCCTTCTGGATAGGCTTGTTCAATGTGCCCTGGAAGTGGTCACACCAGGGAGATAACTACACGTTTCACAACTGGGCCAGTGGGGACCCAGACAACCGGAGAGGCAGTGAGAACTGTGTGGTGATGAGTAAGAGTGGTGGGTGGTATGATACTGCCTGCAGCACTCTGCGCCCTTCCTTCTGCTGCGAGG GCAGCTCCTCTGGTCAATGTTTCTATGAAGGAACTAAGAAGACATGGCTGGAAGCTCAGAGCTACTGCAGAAACCAAGGCAAAGATCTGCCCACCATACAAGACCAGGCCAGGGTTAATAAGCTTGTAAATCTTATACCTTCAACTACAGAGACGCATTTCTGGATCGGGCTGCATCATGACAAAGAGAGCTGGCAGTGGTCCAATGGAGATGATGTCATCTACTCCAACTGGAGAGCAGACCTCTTCTGTGCTTCAATCAATTCTGATGGAGAGTGGGAGGATTCAGTCTGCAGTGCGACGAAAGCTTTTATGTGCTACAAAG AGACCAGCAACATCATTGAGAGATACACCCTGATTCAAGAACTGAAAACCTGGACTGAAGCTCAGCAGTACTGTAGAGAACACCACATCGACCTCGTCAGTATAAAGAACGCCAGTGAAAATGAAGACCTAGTGAAGAAAGCGCAGGGTGTGCCCTTCTGGATAGGCTTGTTCAATGAGCCCTGGAAGTGGTCACACCAGGGGGATAACTACACATTTCACACCTGGGGCAGTAGGGACCCAGACAACCGGGGAGGCAGTGAGAACTGTGTGGTGATGAGTAAGAGTGGCGAATGGAATGACAGTAGCTGCAACTCTCAGTTCCCCTTCTTCTGCTATGATG ATGCAATCCCCTCAGACCCTCCTTCAGCGCCGCTCTCTGAAG AAGCAGAATCCTCGAGCCCCCCTTCCACTCCGGTCTCTCAAG gcACTCCAGTCCCTGAGGCGCTCCACCTGATCTCTCACAGTATGGTCTGGCCGGAGGCTTGGCAGTACTGCAAGGATCGCTACACTGACCTAGTGAGCCTCACAGGCCTGGCTGCACAGAACAGAGTGTCGGAGCTCGTCAGGAACAGCACTGCGTCCCGATTCTGGATCGGCCTGCACAGAACCGTCGTGTATGATAACTGGTACTGGGTTGCTGGTAAGGATAAGAGGGCCCCCCTAAACTACACTAACTGGGCCCCTGGGGAGCCCAACAATCCTTACTATGAGCACTGTGGGGAGATGGTGCTGGGGGAGGATGGGGGGGCTGAGTGGAATGATCTGTGCTGTTATGAAAAGCTCCCCTTTATCTGTTTCAGAGAATATCAACACCTCTAA